One genomic segment of Cellulophaga sp. HaHaR_3_176 includes these proteins:
- the rimP gene encoding ribosome assembly cofactor RimP, which yields MFKEKVLELLEAGLKENESIFLIDFTLGPGNKINITLDGDNGVTLKDCMVISRAIDSNLDREEEDFSLEVASSGATSPLVMPRQYKKNVGRVLEIKTIDGKFEGNLTDVSDQGVTLEWKAREPKLVGKGKVTVQKKQEFVFSDIQEAKVIIKF from the coding sequence ATGTTTAAAGAAAAAGTATTAGAATTATTAGAAGCTGGTTTAAAGGAGAATGAATCTATTTTTTTGATAGATTTCACTTTAGGACCAGGTAATAAAATCAATATAACTCTAGATGGAGACAATGGGGTTACTTTGAAAGATTGCATGGTTATAAGTAGGGCTATTGATAGTAATTTAGATAGAGAGGAAGAGGATTTTTCTTTAGAGGTGGCTTCTTCGGGAGCAACATCTCCGCTAGTTATGCCGAGGCAGTATAAAAAGAATGTAGGAAGGGTTTTGGAAATCAAGACTATAGATGGTAAATTTGAAGGTAATTTAACTGATGTTAGTGATCAGGGGGTTACTTTAGAATGGAAAGCAAGGGAGCCTAAGCTGGTAGGTAAAGGTAAGGTTACAGTTCAAAAGAAACAGGAGTTTGTTTTTTCTGATATACAAGAAGCAAAAGTTATTATAAAATTTTAA
- the nusA gene encoding transcription termination factor NusA, translated as MENIALIESFSEFKDDKFIDRVTLMAILEDVFRNALKKKFGSDDNFDIIINPDKGDLEIWRNRVVVEDGEVEEPNEEISLTEARKIEPDFEVGEDVSEEVKLIQLGRRAILALRQNLISKIHEHDNTTIYKHFKDLEGEIYTAEVHHIRHKVVILLDDEGNEIIMPKERQIPSDFFRKGDNVRGVIESVELKGNKPVIIMSRTAPAFLEQLFFQEIPEVFDGLITIKKVVRIPGEKAKVAVDSYDDRIDPVGACVGMKGSRIHGIVRELGNENIDVINWTSNPQLLVTRALSPARVSSVKLDEEKMTAQVYLKPEEVSKAIGRGGHNIRLAGQLTGFEIDVFREGVEEDVELTEFSDEIDAWIIEEFKKIGMDTARSVLEQDVNDLVKRTDLEEETILEVVRILKEELAD; from the coding sequence ATGGAGAATATTGCGCTGATCGAATCTTTTTCGGAATTTAAAGACGATAAGTTCATTGACAGGGTGACGCTGATGGCGATTTTGGAAGATGTTTTTAGAAACGCACTAAAGAAAAAGTTCGGTTCTGATGATAACTTTGATATAATTATAAATCCTGATAAAGGGGATTTGGAAATATGGAGAAATCGTGTTGTTGTTGAAGATGGAGAGGTAGAAGAGCCTAATGAGGAAATATCATTAACTGAGGCACGTAAAATTGAGCCAGATTTTGAGGTTGGTGAAGATGTTTCTGAAGAGGTTAAGTTGATACAATTAGGTAGGAGAGCTATTTTGGCATTACGTCAAAACTTGATATCTAAAATTCATGAGCACGATAATACTACAATATATAAGCATTTTAAAGATCTTGAAGGAGAAATTTATACTGCTGAAGTTCATCATATAAGGCATAAGGTTGTTATTTTATTAGATGATGAAGGTAATGAGATTATTATGCCTAAAGAAAGACAGATTCCTTCTGACTTTTTTAGAAAAGGTGATAATGTTAGGGGGGTTATTGAAAGCGTAGAGCTTAAGGGTAATAAACCTGTAATTATAATGTCAAGAACAGCACCTGCTTTCTTAGAGCAATTATTTTTTCAAGAAATTCCAGAGGTTTTCGATGGTTTGATAACAATTAAAAAAGTTGTTAGAATTCCAGGTGAAAAAGCAAAAGTTGCAGTTGATTCTTATGATGATAGAATTGATCCGGTTGGAGCTTGTGTTGGGATGAAAGGTTCTCGTATACATGGTATCGTTAGAGAATTAGGGAATGAAAATATTGATGTAATTAATTGGACGAGTAATCCTCAATTGTTAGTTACAAGAGCATTAAGCCCTGCGCGTGTTTCGTCTGTTAAGTTAGATGAGGAGAAAATGACGGCTCAAGTTTACTTAAAACCTGAAGAGGTTTCTAAGGCAATTGGTAGAGGTGGTCATAATATTAGATTAGCTGGTCAATTGACAGGTTTTGAGATAGACGTTTTCCGTGAAGGAGTAGAGGAAGATGTTGAGTTAACCGAGTTTTCTGATGAAATCGATGCATGGATTATCGAAGAGTTTAAGAAAATTGGTATGGATACTGCTCGTAGTGTTTTAGAGCAGGATGTGAATGATTTAGTTAAGAGAACGGACCTGGAAGAGGAAACAATTTTAGAAGTTGTGCGTATCTTAAAAGAAGAATTAGCAGATTAA
- the infB gene encoding translation initiation factor IF-2, whose protein sequence is MADNATIRLNKVLRELNISLDRAVDFLGSKGHDVDARPTTKISNEVYQVLLDEFQTDMSKKVASKEVGEEKRKEKEAIRHQLEQEQEDRRIEREKKAASEQVIRGKAELSGPKTVGKIDLSNKKPAEEEKTKEVEKPVEKIPEVKEEVKPVEPQVVKAAASDRPKFKVIDKIDLSATKEKPRPKAREERKEKEKEKPAPVVKKEPVAEVKPPAKEEAVSNTEEKPAESETLTTQYKKLSGPKITGAKIDLSKFEKPKKKKETPKAGDAADKKKRRRRIVSNNNTGGSTPGNNNGPRGSNSRPGGNVGNRRGPNPRFNQAPKVEPTEEDVQKQVRETLEKLQGKSKKGKGAKYRRDKRDQHRQQTEKDLEQQELESKILKVTEFVTANEVATMMNVSTTQIISACMSLGIMVTMNQRLDAETLTIVAEEFGYEVEFVSAEIEEAIEEQVDAVEDLKERAPIVTVMGHVDHGKTSLLDYIRKENVIAGESGGITQHIGAYGVTLDNGQKIAFLDTPGHEAFTAMRARGAQVTDIAIIVIAADDDIMPQTKEAISHAQAAGVPIIFAINKIDRPTANPDKIKDGLSQMNLLVEDWGGKIQSHDISAKTGLGVKELLEKVLLEAELLELKANPNKLATGTVVEAFLDKGRGYVSTVLVQAGSLKIGDYVLAGTCSGKIKAMHDERGNSIKEAGPSTPISILGLDGAPQAGDKFNVLEDEREAKQIAAKRGQLLREQSVRTQRHITLDEIGRRIALGDFKELNIILKGDVDGSVEALTDSFQKLSTAEIQVNIIHKAVGPITESDVLLASASDAIIIGFNVRPMGNARTIADNEEIDIRMYSIIYDAINDLKDAMEGMLSPVMKEEITGTAEIRETFKISKVGTIAGCMVTTGKIYRNSNIRLIRDGVVVFTGELTSLKRFKDDAKEVAKGYDCGLQVKNYNDIRELDIVEAFQEVAVKKKLK, encoded by the coding sequence ATGGCAGATAATGCAACAATAAGGCTTAATAAAGTCCTAAGGGAACTTAACATTTCACTCGACAGGGCGGTAGATTTTTTGGGTTCCAAAGGTCATGATGTGGACGCAAGGCCTACCACTAAAATTTCTAATGAGGTGTATCAAGTGCTTTTGGATGAATTCCAAACGGACATGAGCAAGAAGGTTGCATCTAAAGAAGTTGGTGAAGAGAAGAGAAAAGAAAAAGAAGCTATAAGACATCAGCTTGAGCAAGAGCAAGAAGATAGAAGAATAGAGCGTGAGAAAAAAGCTGCATCTGAGCAAGTTATCAGAGGTAAAGCTGAATTGTCGGGCCCTAAGACTGTTGGAAAAATAGACTTAAGCAATAAAAAGCCTGCTGAAGAGGAGAAAACTAAGGAGGTAGAAAAACCTGTTGAGAAAATTCCTGAGGTAAAAGAAGAGGTTAAACCTGTTGAGCCACAAGTGGTAAAAGCAGCTGCATCTGACAGACCTAAGTTTAAGGTTATCGATAAGATTGATCTTTCTGCTACTAAAGAGAAACCGAGGCCTAAGGCTAGGGAGGAAAGGAAAGAGAAAGAAAAAGAAAAACCGGCACCAGTTGTGAAGAAAGAGCCTGTAGCTGAAGTTAAGCCACCTGCTAAGGAAGAGGCTGTATCTAATACAGAGGAAAAACCAGCAGAATCGGAAACTTTAACTACTCAGTATAAGAAATTATCTGGGCCGAAAATTACTGGAGCTAAAATCGATTTATCTAAGTTCGAAAAGCCTAAGAAGAAAAAAGAGACTCCGAAAGCAGGAGATGCTGCTGATAAAAAGAAAAGAAGAAGAAGAATTGTTAGCAATAACAATACGGGAGGTTCTACTCCTGGAAATAACAACGGACCTCGTGGTAGCAATAGTAGACCAGGGGGGAATGTTGGAAATAGAAGAGGTCCTAATCCTAGATTTAATCAAGCGCCAAAAGTTGAGCCTACTGAAGAGGATGTTCAAAAGCAGGTGAGGGAAACTTTGGAGAAACTTCAAGGTAAATCTAAAAAAGGAAAAGGGGCTAAATACAGAAGAGATAAAAGAGATCAACACCGTCAGCAGACAGAGAAAGATCTTGAACAGCAGGAATTAGAAAGCAAAATTTTGAAAGTAACAGAATTTGTTACTGCAAATGAGGTTGCTACTATGATGAATGTTTCAACAACGCAGATTATTTCTGCTTGTATGTCTCTTGGTATCATGGTTACGATGAATCAGCGTTTAGATGCTGAAACATTGACTATTGTTGCTGAAGAATTTGGATATGAAGTGGAGTTTGTTTCTGCTGAAATTGAAGAAGCTATTGAAGAGCAGGTTGATGCAGTTGAGGATTTAAAAGAAAGAGCTCCTATTGTTACGGTAATGGGTCATGTGGATCACGGTAAAACTTCATTATTGGATTACATTAGAAAAGAAAATGTAATTGCAGGTGAAAGTGGTGGTATTACACAACATATTGGTGCATACGGAGTAACTTTAGATAACGGTCAAAAGATTGCATTTTTAGATACGCCAGGTCACGAAGCCTTTACGGCGATGCGTGCACGTGGTGCTCAGGTAACTGATATTGCTATTATTGTAATTGCGGCAGATGATGATATCATGCCTCAAACAAAAGAAGCAATTAGTCACGCACAAGCTGCTGGAGTTCCTATTATTTTTGCAATAAATAAAATTGATAGACCAACAGCAAACCCAGATAAGATTAAAGATGGTCTTTCTCAGATGAATTTATTGGTAGAAGACTGGGGTGGTAAAATACAATCTCATGATATATCTGCAAAAACAGGTTTGGGTGTTAAAGAATTACTTGAAAAAGTATTACTGGAAGCTGAATTATTAGAACTTAAGGCAAATCCAAATAAATTAGCAACAGGTACTGTTGTTGAAGCGTTCTTAGATAAGGGTCGTGGTTATGTGTCAACTGTTTTGGTGCAGGCTGGGTCTTTAAAAATTGGAGATTATGTATTAGCGGGGACTTGCAGTGGTAAGATTAAAGCAATGCATGATGAGAGGGGCAATAGTATTAAAGAAGCTGGTCCTTCTACACCGATATCAATACTTGGTTTAGATGGAGCTCCGCAGGCAGGTGATAAGTTTAATGTTCTTGAAGATGAGCGAGAGGCTAAGCAAATCGCTGCTAAAAGAGGTCAGTTGTTAAGGGAACAATCTGTTAGAACACAAAGACATATTACGCTTGATGAAATTGGTAGACGTATTGCGTTAGGAGACTTTAAAGAGTTGAATATAATTCTTAAAGGTGATGTTGATGGTTCTGTTGAGGCATTAACGGATTCTTTCCAGAAATTATCAACTGCTGAAATACAGGTTAATATTATACATAAAGCTGTAGGTCCAATTACTGAATCTGATGTGTTGTTAGCTTCTGCTTCTGATGCGATTATTATTGGATTTAATGTAAGGCCAATGGGTAATGCGAGAACGATAGCTGATAATGAAGAGATAGATATTAGAATGTACTCTATTATTTATGATGCTATTAATGATCTTAAAGATGCAATGGAAGGTATGCTTTCTCCTGTTATGAAGGAAGAGATTACTGGAACTGCTGAAATTCGTGAAACTTTCAAAATATCTAAAGTCGGTACTATTGCTGGTTGTATGGTTACGACTGGTAAAATATATAGAAATTCTAATATTAGATTGATTAGAGATGGTGTTGTTGTCTTCACAGGGGAATTAACTTCATTAAAACGATTTAAAGATGATGCTAAAGAAGTAGCTAAAGGATACGATTGTGGATTGCAGGTTAAGAATTATAATGATATTAGAGAACTTGATATTGTTGAAGCTTTCCAAGAAGTGGCTGTTAAGAAGAAATTGAAATAA
- a CDS encoding SPOR domain-containing protein encodes MKIIINSLIFTVFTLNCVAQEGNIQINQDSKIEKLLEIYKSIDESSDVYQIQIYNGSLSGANHKKSNLDSDFPKWKTKIVHVDTDYRVRIDGIKTALEAERKYNEVRKKYPAAMIITPN; translated from the coding sequence ATGAAAATTATAATTAACAGCTTGATTTTTACAGTTTTCACTCTTAACTGCGTAGCACAAGAAGGAAACATTCAAATAAACCAAGACAGTAAAATTGAAAAATTATTAGAGATATACAAGTCTATAGACGAAAGCTCTGATGTATATCAAATACAAATTTACAACGGCTCACTAAGTGGTGCGAATCATAAAAAATCTAATTTAGACTCTGATTTTCCAAAATGGAAGACAAAAATTGTTCACGTAGACACAGATTATAGAGTTAGAATTGACGGAATAAAAACAGCTCTAGAAGCCGAAAGAAAATACAATGAGGTTAGAAAAAAATATCCAGCAGCAATGATTATTACTCCAAATTAA
- a CDS encoding c-type cytochrome: MKKVPYRNQFSKVLGITLVVCLFFSTSIFSQDESASAGDAAKGKSLFNQNCAACHSLTKRMTGPALANVEARLSEDEGLSKEWIYSWIKNSSGVIASGDAYANKLYAEYNKAAMTAFPTLSNGDIDNILAYTSAPPPAAPAPVPGATAVGVQDGNSNGFSNEIILGALVFVFGMLVIMLFMVNKTLRRIAEANGVVLEKESSEKRTPIWKAFVQNQFLVLVSVIFLLLGGAYFAYGWMMQVGVDQGYAPVQPIHYSHKIHAGDNKIECKYCHSSARVSKTSGIPSLNVCMNCHKSISEYTGNPEGPSQEDLENGYTNEFYTGEIKKLYKAVGWDESTQGYTGESKPVEWVRVHNLPDFAYFNHSQHVSVAGIECQTCHGPVEEMEIMEQHAPLTMGWCINCHRETNVKVEGNEYYEKIHAELSKKYGVENLTAAQMGGLECGKCHY, from the coding sequence ATGAAAAAGGTTCCGTACCGCAATCAATTTTCTAAAGTTTTAGGTATCACTCTAGTGGTTTGTCTGTTTTTTTCAACCTCTATTTTTTCGCAAGACGAGAGTGCGTCTGCTGGTGATGCTGCTAAGGGTAAATCTCTATTCAATCAGAACTGTGCTGCTTGTCACTCATTGACAAAAAGAATGACAGGTCCTGCTCTTGCAAATGTGGAAGCACGTTTGAGTGAGGATGAGGGTTTGAGTAAAGAGTGGATTTATTCTTGGATTAAAAATAGTTCAGGAGTAATTGCTTCTGGAGATGCTTATGCTAATAAGTTGTATGCTGAATATAATAAGGCGGCAATGACAGCTTTTCCAACTTTGTCTAATGGGGATATTGATAATATTTTAGCTTATACATCGGCTCCTCCTCCTGCTGCTCCCGCTCCAGTTCCTGGTGCTACTGCGGTTGGTGTTCAAGATGGAAATAGTAATGGTTTTTCTAATGAAATTATATTAGGGGCTTTAGTTTTTGTTTTTGGTATGTTGGTGATCATGTTATTCATGGTTAATAAAACATTACGAAGAATAGCTGAGGCTAATGGTGTTGTTTTGGAGAAAGAATCTTCTGAAAAAAGAACTCCAATTTGGAAGGCTTTTGTTCAGAATCAATTTTTGGTTTTGGTATCTGTTATTTTCTTGCTTCTAGGTGGTGCTTATTTCGCTTATGGTTGGATGATGCAGGTTGGTGTTGATCAGGGGTATGCTCCGGTACAGCCAATACATTATTCTCATAAGATACATGCTGGTGATAATAAGATAGAGTGTAAGTATTGTCACTCTTCTGCAAGAGTTTCTAAAACATCAGGTATACCATCTTTGAATGTGTGTATGAATTGTCATAAATCAATTTCGGAATACACGGGTAATCCAGAGGGTCCTTCTCAGGAGGATTTAGAAAATGGGTATACCAATGAATTTTATACTGGAGAAATAAAAAAATTATATAAAGCAGTTGGTTGGGATGAGTCTACTCAAGGATATACTGGTGAGTCTAAGCCTGTAGAGTGGGTTAGGGTTCATAATCTTCCGGATTTTGCTTATTTTAATCACTCGCAACATGTTTCTGTTGCTGGTATTGAATGTCAAACTTGTCATGGTCCTGTAGAGGAGATGGAGATAATGGAGCAACATGCGCCATTAACTATGGGTTGGTGTATTAACTGTCACAGAGAAACGAATGTTAAGGTGGAGGGTAATGAGTATTACGAGAAAATTCACGCTGAGCTTTCTAAGAAATATGGTGTAGAGAATCTTACGGCTGCTCAAATGGGTGGTTTAGAATGTGGTAAGTGTCACTATTAA
- a CDS encoding TAT-variant-translocated molybdopterin oxidoreductase translates to MASNKKYWKSEAELNPNDSIVETLRHNEFVQDIPVDDFLGDKENLASSSTNRRDFLKYVGFSTAAATMAACEGPVTKSIPYVVQPESIIPGVANHYATTIANGFDFASVLVRTREGRPISIHNNADAKVGGSANARVNASVLNLYDSTRLQGPVSEGEPVAWGAIDSAVKSKLGSGKKVVLLTQTYASPSTSRLIDEFKGAYANVSHVVYDAISEEAALNAFESKYGERALADYDFSKAEVIVSFGADFLGDWQGGGYDSGYSKGRVPQKGKMSKHIQFEANMSLSGANADKRIPLKPTDQKVALAHLYAKLNGASVGGDLNDATSKALDVVVSQIRKAGSSAVVVTGLDDENAQAVVLAINEMLKSSAFDVKSPKYVRQGNVKAVNALIADMKAGRVGAIIMDGVNPVYSLPNSSDFVEGLKSVELSVGFSLNENETTSLTKYVAAASHYLESWGDVQVKKGHYGLMQPTIKELFDTRQLQSSILKWMGSDKTYYDYIKETWVSSVLGGSEWNQALHDGVYSLESGSSVLDAEINAIVADVVEGESIVNTIPLASAIRSLSSASSEGMELSLYSKTGMGDGQMASNPWLQEFPDPITRVSWDNYVTISKADADRLGFVNENVANGGLDGSYAKLTVNGVSVDKVPVIIQPGQAVGSVGLSFGYGKKIGLKEEMQTGVNAYPLYQEFSNIQSVSVEKSAGNHEFACVQLHKTLMGRGDIIKETTLEIFNTKDAKEWNVQPVVSLDHQEVLATSVDLWDSFDRSIGHHFNLSIDLNACTGCGSCVIACHAENNVPVVGKEEVRKSRDMHWLRIDRYYSSEDTFEGDNTKKNEFDGLSGDKGSLSGFGELEDPSANPQVAFQPVMCQHCNHAPCETVCPVAATSHGRQGQNHMAYNRCVGTRYCANNCPYKVRRFNWFLYNNNDEFDYHMNNDLGKMVINPDVTVRSRGVMEKCSMCMQKTQKTILDAKRDGRVIKDGEFQTACSAACSSGAMVFGDVNDKESEIAELKESDRMYHLLEHVGTKPNVFYHVKVRNTEEV, encoded by the coding sequence ATGGCATCAAACAAAAAATATTGGAAAAGCGAAGCGGAGTTAAATCCTAACGATTCCATTGTTGAGACGCTAAGACATAATGAGTTTGTTCAAGATATACCTGTTGATGATTTTTTAGGAGACAAAGAGAATTTGGCTTCTTCTTCAACAAATAGAAGGGACTTCTTAAAATATGTTGGTTTTAGTACCGCTGCTGCAACTATGGCAGCATGTGAAGGGCCTGTTACTAAGTCTATTCCTTATGTAGTGCAACCAGAAAGTATTATACCTGGTGTTGCTAATCATTATGCGACTACAATTGCAAATGGTTTTGATTTTGCAAGTGTGTTGGTGCGAACGAGAGAGGGTAGGCCAATTTCGATTCATAACAATGCCGATGCTAAGGTTGGTGGAAGTGCAAATGCAAGAGTTAATGCATCTGTTTTAAATTTATATGATAGTACTCGTTTGCAGGGGCCGGTTTCTGAAGGGGAGCCTGTTGCTTGGGGTGCTATTGATTCTGCTGTTAAGTCTAAATTGGGTTCTGGTAAAAAAGTTGTTTTGTTAACTCAAACTTATGCTAGTCCATCTACTTCAAGGCTGATCGATGAATTTAAAGGTGCTTATGCTAATGTTAGTCATGTAGTTTATGATGCTATTTCTGAGGAAGCTGCTTTAAATGCTTTTGAGTCGAAGTATGGTGAGCGAGCATTGGCTGATTATGATTTTTCTAAAGCTGAAGTTATAGTTTCTTTTGGTGCTGATTTCTTGGGAGATTGGCAGGGTGGTGGCTACGATAGTGGTTATTCTAAGGGTCGTGTTCCTCAAAAAGGAAAAATGTCTAAGCATATTCAGTTTGAGGCTAATATGTCTCTTTCTGGTGCTAATGCAGATAAGAGAATACCTTTGAAGCCTACTGATCAAAAAGTTGCTTTGGCGCATTTGTATGCTAAGTTAAATGGGGCTTCTGTTGGTGGTGATTTAAATGATGCTACTAGTAAAGCGTTAGATGTTGTGGTTTCTCAGATTCGCAAAGCTGGTTCTAGTGCTGTTGTTGTTACGGGTTTAGATGATGAAAATGCTCAAGCTGTTGTTTTGGCTATTAATGAAATGCTTAAGAGTTCGGCTTTTGATGTTAAATCACCTAAGTATGTTAGGCAGGGGAATGTTAAAGCTGTTAATGCTTTAATTGCTGATATGAAGGCGGGTAGAGTTGGGGCAATTATAATGGATGGTGTTAATCCAGTTTATTCTTTGCCAAACTCATCTGATTTCGTTGAAGGTCTTAAGAGTGTTGAACTTTCGGTTGGTTTTTCTTTAAATGAAAATGAAACTACAAGTTTAACTAAGTATGTTGCAGCTGCTTCTCATTATTTAGAATCGTGGGGTGATGTTCAAGTTAAAAAAGGGCATTATGGTTTAATGCAGCCAACTATTAAAGAATTATTTGATACGCGTCAATTACAATCTTCTATCTTAAAATGGATGGGTAGTGATAAAACGTATTATGATTATATAAAAGAAACTTGGGTTTCATCTGTATTAGGTGGTTCTGAGTGGAATCAAGCATTGCATGATGGTGTTTATTCGTTAGAAAGTGGCTCTTCTGTGTTAGATGCTGAAATTAATGCTATTGTTGCTGATGTTGTAGAAGGTGAGTCTATTGTGAATACAATTCCTTTGGCTTCTGCAATTCGTTCTTTATCTTCTGCATCAAGTGAGGGTATGGAGTTGTCATTATATTCTAAGACGGGAATGGGTGATGGTCAGATGGCAAGTAACCCTTGGTTACAAGAATTCCCAGATCCAATAACTCGTGTGTCTTGGGATAACTACGTTACTATTTCTAAGGCAGATGCTGATAGGTTGGGCTTCGTGAATGAAAACGTTGCAAATGGTGGTTTAGATGGTAGTTATGCTAAATTAACTGTTAATGGTGTTTCTGTAGATAAGGTTCCTGTGATTATTCAGCCAGGTCAGGCAGTTGGTTCTGTTGGTTTGTCTTTTGGTTATGGTAAAAAAATTGGCTTAAAAGAAGAAATGCAAACGGGTGTTAATGCATACCCTTTGTATCAAGAATTTTCAAATATTCAATCTGTTTCTGTTGAGAAGTCTGCTGGTAATCATGAGTTCGCTTGTGTTCAGTTGCATAAAACATTGATGGGTAGAGGTGATATCATTAAAGAAACTACTTTAGAGATATTCAATACAAAAGATGCAAAAGAATGGAATGTTCAGCCTGTTGTATCTTTAGATCATCAAGAAGTTTTAGCTACATCTGTTGATTTGTGGGATAGTTTTGATCGTTCAATTGGGCATCATTTTAATCTATCTATAGATTTAAATGCATGTACTGGTTGTGGTTCTTGTGTTATTGCATGTCATGCGGAAAATAACGTTCCTGTAGTTGGTAAAGAAGAAGTTAGAAAATCTAGAGATATGCATTGGTTGCGTATTGACAGATATTACTCTTCAGAAGATACTTTTGAAGGTGATAATACTAAGAAAAATGAGTTTGATGGTTTATCTGGTGACAAAGGTTCGTTAAGTGGTTTTGGTGAGTTAGAAGATCCTTCTGCTAATCCTCAAGTAGCTTTTCAACCTGTAATGTGTCAGCATTGTAATCATGCTCCTTGTGAGACTGTTTGCCCTGTTGCTGCTACTTCACATGGTCGTCAAGGTCAAAATCATATGGCTTATAATAGATGTGTTGGTACAAGATATTGTGCAAACAACTGTCCTTATAAAGTTCGTAGATTTAACTGGTTCTTATATAATAATAACGACGAGTTTGATTATCATATGAATAATGACTTAGGTAAGATGGTTATTAACCCTGATGTTACTGTTCGTTCTAGAGGTGTTATGGAGAAATGTTCTATGTGTATGCAAAAAACACAGAAAACTATCTTAGATGCCAAGAGAGATGGTAGGGTTATAAAAGATGGTGAGTTTCAAACAGCTTGTTCTGCAGCTTGTAGTAGTGGAGCAATGGTATTTGGAGATGTTAATGATAAGGAAAGTGAGATTGCTGAACTTAAGGAAAGCGATCGTATGTATCACTTATTAGAGCACGTAGGTACTAAGCCAAATGTATTCTATCATGTGAAAGTTAGAAACACGGAAGAAGTTTAA